A window of Streptomyces sp. NBC_01224 genomic DNA:
AGTTGTGCCGGGGAGGAGGACAGGACGTGGCCCATTCAAGGGAGCGGCCATAACCCCATGGGTCGTCGACGGTTGTCTTCCTGCCGTACTGGGCGGTCTTCCAGACGTTGTAGAAGAAGGGGAGGAACGACAGCCCGAGCAGGAATGAACCGATGGTGGACAGGGTGTTGAGGGCGGTGAAACCGTCGGCGGCGAGATAGTCCGCGTACCGGCGGGGCATTCCCTGCGCACCGAGCCAGTGCTGCACGAGGAACGTGAGGTGGAAGCCGGCCGTCAGCACCCAGAAGGTGATCTTCCCCAGGCGCTCGTCGAGCATCTTGCCGGTGAACTTCGGCCACCAGAAGTGGAATCCGGCGAACATCGCGTAGACGACCGTACCGAAGAGTGTGTAGTGGAAGTGGGCGACCACGAAGTACGAGTCGGAGACGTGGAAGTCCAGCGGTGGTGAGGCCAGGATGACTCCGGTCAGTCCACCGAAGACGAAGGTGATCAGAAATCCGGTGGCCCAGAGCATCGGCGTCTCGAAGGACAGTGACCCCCTCCACATCGTGCCGATCCAGTTGAAGAACTTCACTCCGGTCGGTACGGCGATCAGGAAGGTCATGAAGGCGAAGAAGGGCAGCAGTACACCACCGGTGACATACATGTGGTGGGCCCAAACGGTTACGGACAACCCGGCAATGGCTATCGTCGCGGCAACGAGGCCGACATAGCCGAACATCGGCTTCCGGGAGAAGACCGGAATGATCTCGGAGACGATGCCGAAGAACGGCAGAGCCAGCACATAGACCTCCGGATGTCCGAAGAACCAGAACAGGTGCTGCCACAGAAGCGCACCCCCGTTGGCGGCGTCGAAGATGTGCGAGCCGAACTTCCGGTCCATCTCCAGCGCGAAGAGTGCTGCGGCGAGGACCGGGAAGACCAGGAGGATGAGTACGGCGGTCAACAGTACGTTCCAGGTGAAGATCGACATCCGGAACATGGTCATTCCCGGGGCGCGCATGCAGATGATGGTGGTGATGAAGTTCACCGCTCCGAGAATGGAACCGAATCCGGACAACGCCACGCCCATGATCCACATATCGGCACCGACGCCCGGTGAGTGGGTCGCGTCGGAAAGCGGAGCATAGGCGAACCAACCGAAGTCGGCGGCACCTTGAGGAGTGAGAAACCCTGCCGCGGCGATCAGCGAGCCGAAGAGGAACAACCAGTAGGCCAGCATGTTCAGTCGCGGAAAGGCCACATCGGGTGCGCCTATCTGGAGCGGCATGAGCCAGTTGGCGAATCCCGTGAACAGCGGCATGGCGAACAGCAGCAGCATCACCGAGCCATGCATCGTGAATGCCTGATTGAACTGCTCGTTGGAGATGATCTGCGTGCCGGGACGGGCGAGTTCGGCACGCATCACCAGCGCCATCGCGCCGCCGATCAGGAAGAAGACGAACGCGGTGACGAGATAAAGCGTGCCGATCTGCTTGTGGTCGGTCGTCGTGAGCCACGAGACGACGATCCGGCCGCGCGAGGAACGGCCCGGCAGATCGGTGCGGGGCTGCGTCGTGCCGGGCTGCTTCGTGCCCGCCCGAGTGGGCCCGCGGCCGCCCGGGGTGGCCTCCGCGCCGGCGGGGCCGGCCCCGGGGCCAGGAGGCTTGGGGCCATATGCAGGGATGGCCTGATTGCCCTGCGATTCCATTGCGTCCACCGGACCGTGTCCTCCAGCTCTGGCAGTTCTCCGAGCACTCCCCGGCCGCACGGGGGCGTGTCCGGGGAGCGGTCGGGAAGGTCCGGCGGATCACGAGGGGACGGACCGGACCTTCCCGGCCGCACCATGCTGGCCGCGAGCCGCGACGCTCTCCAGGGGCCGACGGGCACCCTCCACGGGGCCGACCGGCCCTACTGCCGTGTACATCCGGCAGCCAGCCGGCCCTGCCCACGCCCTCCTTCAAGACCACACACCGCCGGGCCCTCGGCATGTGGGCTGTCGTAGGCTGACCGTCCGTGGACCGGTCCCAGCCCCGCGGTGATCCGGTGAGCAGATACCCGGCATACGGCACACGGCCCCAGAGAACGGCACCCCGATGGCAGAGACAGCACCTCCCGAGCCCGGCTCCCCCCTCGAAGTCCCCTGCCCCGTCCCCTCCTCCCCCACGCTCGGCTCGCCCGGCCCCTCCTGCCCCGGTCCGGCCGCGTGGCCACACCCCAGCCGACCGGACCGGATGCGCAGTCTGCTGGATGCCGTGATGAGTCTGGGACGGGGCCTGGAACTCCCGGAGGTGCTGCGCGGCATCGTGGAGGCAGCGGTGACCTTGACCGACGCGGAGTACGGAGCACTCGGCATTGTCGGGGACGGGCAGAAGCTCCTGGAGTTCCTGCCGGTGGGCCTGTCGGAACAACTCGCGGCCAGGATCGGGCAGTCACCGTGTGGCCGCGGAATCCTCGGAGAGCTGATCCTTCACCCGGAACCGCTGCGGCTCACCGATCTGAGCAGCCACCCGCGCAGCTTCGGTTTTCCG
This region includes:
- the ctaD gene encoding aa3-type cytochrome oxidase subunit I; the encoded protein is MDAMESQGNQAIPAYGPKPPGPGAGPAGAEATPGGRGPTRAGTKQPGTTQPRTDLPGRSSRGRIVVSWLTTTDHKQIGTLYLVTAFVFFLIGGAMALVMRAELARPGTQIISNEQFNQAFTMHGSVMLLLFAMPLFTGFANWLMPLQIGAPDVAFPRLNMLAYWLFLFGSLIAAAGFLTPQGAADFGWFAYAPLSDATHSPGVGADMWIMGVALSGFGSILGAVNFITTIICMRAPGMTMFRMSIFTWNVLLTAVLILLVFPVLAAALFALEMDRKFGSHIFDAANGGALLWQHLFWFFGHPEVYVLALPFFGIVSEIIPVFSRKPMFGYVGLVAATIAIAGLSVTVWAHHMYVTGGVLLPFFAFMTFLIAVPTGVKFFNWIGTMWRGSLSFETPMLWATGFLITFVFGGLTGVILASPPLDFHVSDSYFVVAHFHYTLFGTVVYAMFAGFHFWWPKFTGKMLDERLGKITFWVLTAGFHLTFLVQHWLGAQGMPRRYADYLAADGFTALNTLSTIGSFLLGLSFLPFFYNVWKTAQYGRKTTVDDPWGYGRSLEWATSCPPPRHNFTALPRIRSESPAFDLHHPEIAALDPAVPQ